From Psychroflexus torquis ATCC 700755, the proteins below share one genomic window:
- a CDS encoding T9SS type A sorting domain-containing protein: MKNNPSFTPEHTDPSSEKSGGHSLGERTGKTLRKYGLNIMLIIGGTAAMKAQTDPTRAQNELQVTEINAIGGANFDAQGESVIEPLLYRHAREMQNAYGVHIDLVNIIVRVRYISSNLISTGSSLGDLAQLRGWRQNSTNQATHPEITDPRDLTSSFYTGNAYTGAAQSGPGDDGFRYQTIAAPTLTWLLAHEAAHGLDGLNGSHTEAKTNITFTATNIATNAQSNLDSGYTVGNVASTPGILLQYYTVSNANNTGNPIHGGDGNTRHVGEYFGEDHEISTPYTELDNGNSDNVADGIAAYYNGTGPGQSVETEPVIYDTAPTANVAGNSIDITNEDQLETGYANTTNASFGDQLSTPGVTMQYLYLATDATDGSPIAGPTGLDETFDNLAPGDYKIASYDATSNSLSPFSDTFTITTLSIDNNQEIEGFKMYPNPATTEVTLSITKGQTIKTIEIFSSNGRLISQVSPLSLNEKETIDISNLASGMYIVIATNQDGRTSTEKLLKK; encoded by the coding sequence ATGAAAAACAATCCATCATTTACGCCGGAGCACACAGACCCAAGCAGCGAAAAATCTGGCGGACATTCCTTGGGAGAACGCACCGGAAAAACCCTGCGGAAATATGGACTCAATATCATGCTAATAATCGGTGGAACCGCGGCTATGAAAGCCCAAACTGATCCCACTCGTGCCCAAAACGAACTCCAAGTAACAGAAATAAATGCTATCGGTGGTGCAAATTTTGATGCCCAGGGAGAAAGTGTCATAGAGCCATTACTCTACCGCCACGCTCGAGAAATGCAAAACGCATACGGTGTCCATATTGACCTGGTCAACATCATCGTCCGGGTTCGCTATATCTCATCAAATCTCATCAGTACTGGTAGTAGCTTAGGTGATCTAGCACAACTCAGAGGTTGGCGACAAAACTCGACCAACCAAGCCACTCACCCGGAGATCACTGACCCGCGAGATTTGACGTCGTCTTTTTATACCGGAAATGCCTATACTGGAGCCGCTCAATCCGGACCAGGCGACGATGGATTTCGATACCAAACAATTGCCGCTCCAACTCTGACCTGGCTTTTAGCACATGAAGCAGCTCATGGGCTTGACGGACTAAATGGTAGTCATACCGAAGCAAAAACTAATATAACCTTTACTGCAACTAATATCGCCACCAACGCGCAATCTAATTTAGATAGTGGTTATACCGTTGGTAACGTAGCCTCAACCCCTGGCATACTGCTACAATACTACACGGTCAGTAATGCCAACAACACCGGAAATCCTATCCATGGTGGTGATGGGAATACCCGACACGTCGGAGAATATTTTGGTGAAGACCATGAAATCTCAACCCCTTATACTGAGCTCGATAATGGCAATAGTGATAATGTCGCCGATGGGATTGCTGCGTATTATAATGGGACTGGTCCGGGACAGTCGGTGGAGACCGAACCCGTAATCTATGATACCGCCCCTACGGCAAATGTCGCGGGAAATAGTATTGATATTACCAATGAAGACCAGCTCGAAACAGGATACGCTAACACCACAAATGCGAGTTTTGGAGACCAATTATCCACCCCAGGAGTTACTATGCAGTATCTCTATCTCGCAACCGATGCAACCGACGGTTCACCGATTGCGGGTCCCACTGGACTTGATGAAACGTTTGATAATCTTGCTCCAGGCGATTACAAAATCGCTTCATATGACGCAACATCAAACAGTCTGAGTCCTTTTAGTGATACTTTTACTATTACAACCCTCAGCATCGACAATAACCAAGAAATCGAGGGATTCAAAATGTATCCAAACCCAGCAACAACAGAAGTAACCCTAAGTATAACAAAAGGGCAAACTATTAAAACTATCGAAATATTTAGCAGCAATGGACGACTTATAAGCCAAGTGTCTCCCCTGAGTCTCAATGAAAAAGAAACCATTGATATAAGCAATCTGGCTTCTGGAATGTATATCGTCATAGCTACTAACCAAGACGGACGCACATCAACAGAGAAACTCCTCAAAAAATAA
- the rimP gene encoding ribosome assembly cofactor RimP produces MALDKEQILTLVKQGLEEDEALFLIDLQISDKNNINVIIDGDRDLSITDCVNMSRAIEHNLDREIEDFSLEVASCGATEPLKFPRQFKKNIGRKLAVESQNESIEATLTAASDEDIELKWTAKEPKPIGKGKHKVEKEAKIAYEDIDKAQVIINFNK; encoded by the coding sequence ATGGCTTTAGATAAAGAGCAAATTTTAACCTTGGTTAAGCAAGGATTGGAGGAAGACGAGGCTCTATTTTTAATTGATTTACAAATTTCTGATAAGAATAATATTAACGTGATCATAGATGGTGATAGAGATTTATCTATAACAGATTGTGTCAATATGAGTAGGGCTATAGAACATAACCTCGATAGAGAGATAGAGGATTTCTCATTAGAAGTCGCCTCTTGTGGAGCGACTGAACCCCTTAAATTCCCAAGACAGTTCAAGAAAAATATCGGGAGAAAACTAGCAGTCGAAAGCCAAAATGAATCTATAGAAGCAACACTTACGGCAGCATCTGACGAAGATATTGAATTAAAATGGACTGCTAAAGAGCCAAAACCGATTGGAAAAGGCAAACACAAAGTAGAAAAAGAAGCAAAAATAGCTTACGAAGACATCGACAAAGCTCAAGTTATAATAAATTTTAACAAATAA
- the nusA gene encoding transcription termination factor NusA produces MENIDLINSFSEFKDDKLIDRVTLMAILEDVFRNALKKKFGQDDNFDIIINPDKGDLEIWRNRNVVNDGEVEDENKEISLKDARKIEPDFEVGEDVSEEVKLYQLGRRAILALRQNLISKIHEHDSTNTFKYFQDLIGEIYTAEVHHVRHNVVILLDDDGNELIIPKEHQIPSDFYRKGDSIRGVIEKVELKGNKPIIILSRTTPKFLEKLFEQEIPEVFDGLITVKNAVRIPGEKAKVAVDTYDDRIDPVGACVGMKGSRIHGIVRELGNENIDVINYTNNPQLYIQRALSPAKIVNIKLNEEKKYAEVTLKPEEVSKAIGRGGHNIRLAGLLTGYNIEVFRDGIEEEDVELTEFTDEIEDWVIKEFGRIGLDTAKSILELDVSDLVRRTDLEEETVLNVVKILKQEFEE; encoded by the coding sequence ATGGAGAATATCGATTTGATCAACTCATTTTCTGAATTTAAAGACGACAAATTAATTGATCGAGTAACCTTGATGGCCATTCTTGAAGATGTATTTAGAAATGCATTGAAGAAAAAATTTGGACAAGATGATAATTTTGATATTATTATTAACCCAGACAAGGGGGATTTAGAAATTTGGAGAAATAGAAATGTAGTAAACGATGGAGAAGTAGAGGACGAAAACAAAGAAATTTCATTGAAGGATGCTAGAAAAATAGAACCTGATTTTGAAGTAGGTGAAGATGTTTCTGAAGAAGTAAAGTTGTATCAACTAGGTCGAAGAGCGATACTGGCCTTAAGACAAAACTTAATTTCTAAAATTCATGAGCATGATAGCACTAATACCTTTAAATATTTCCAAGATTTAATTGGAGAAATTTATACAGCAGAAGTTCATCATGTAAGACACAATGTTGTGATTTTACTGGATGATGATGGAAATGAGTTAATCATTCCAAAGGAACATCAAATCCCTTCTGATTTCTACAGAAAAGGAGATAGTATAAGAGGTGTTATCGAAAAGGTTGAACTTAAAGGAAACAAACCTATAATTATCCTATCTAGAACGACTCCAAAGTTTCTTGAAAAGTTATTTGAACAAGAAATTCCTGAAGTATTTGATGGGCTTATCACTGTTAAAAATGCAGTAAGAATTCCTGGAGAAAAAGCGAAAGTTGCAGTAGACACTTACGATGACAGGATAGACCCTGTAGGAGCATGTGTAGGTATGAAAGGCTCTCGTATACATGGTATAGTTCGAGAATTGGGAAATGAAAATATTGATGTAATTAATTACACCAACAATCCACAACTCTACATTCAAAGAGCCTTAAGCCCAGCGAAGATTGTGAATATCAAGCTGAATGAAGAAAAAAAATATGCAGAAGTTACTTTGAAACCTGAAGAGGTTTCAAAAGCAATTGGACGAGGTGGACATAATATAAGACTCGCTGGACTATTAACAGGATATAACATAGAAGTCTTCAGAGATGGTATCGAAGAAGAAGATGTGGAATTAACAGAGTTTACAGACGAAATAGAAGACTGGGTTATTAAAGAATTCGGTAGAATAGGTTTAGATACTGCAAAAAGTATCTTAGAATTAGACGTAAGTGATCTCGTAAGAAGAACGGATTTGGAAGAAGAAACCGTTTTGAACGTGGTCAAAATTTTAAAACAAGAGTTTGAAGAATAG
- the infB gene encoding translation initiation factor IF-2 gives MAESKQTRLNKVLREFNISLDRAVEYLGDQGYEIEARPTTKISSEVYEVLSDKFETDKSKKVASEEVSEERKKEKEELRLAREHELEKKKVDEARKEQQATDNKKKAAAAKAEEETKAKAEEDSKKAAKEKEETIRSKSKITGLKQVGKIELTDTRKGKPKSKKASDKPEKSTPHAKPTSTKPTSAKPASEKPAKEAEQKPLVKKEDEKEKEVEDPLHKTQYTKLSGPNFTGEKIDLNQFKKTPTKKEKEKEKEKEAASKRRKRKRISKTNTATPGASKPNFKKGAKPAPRRNVKAAPKEDPTPEQVQKQVRETLEKLQGRSAGKKGAKYRRDKRDQHKQRSQEDLDQQEKESKVLKVTEFVSVNEIATMMDVPVTKIISACMSLGMMVTMNQRLDAETLSVVAEEFGYDVEFVSAEVEDHKEVVTENPEDLKPRAPIVTVMGHVDHGKTSLLDYIRKENVIAGESGGITQHIGAYSVKIETGETISFLDTPGHEAFTAMRARGAQVTDIAIIVIAADDNVMPQTKEAISHAQAAGVPIVFAINKVDLPTANVEKIKQSLASMNLLVEDWGGKVQSQEISAKDGTGIPELLEKVLLEAELLDLKANPNRLAKGSVVEAFLDKGRGYVSTILVQAGTLKIGDYVLAGTTSGKIKAMQDERGNKVKEVGPSTPISILGLDGAPQAGDSFQVMEDEREAKEIASKRNQLQREQSVRTQKHITLDEIGRRIALGDFKELNIILKADVDGSVEALTDSLQKLSTEEIQVNIIHRGVGAITESDVLLASASEAVIIGFNVRPAGNARTLADNEEIDIRMYSIIYDAINDIKDAMEGMLSPELKEEITGTSEIRETFKISKIGTIAGCMVISGKIYRSSGIRLIREGIVIHTGTLTSLKRFKDDAKEVSKGYDCGMQLKNYNDIQEGDILEAYREVEVKKKLK, from the coding sequence ATGGCTGAATCAAAACAAACAAGATTAAACAAAGTACTAAGAGAGTTTAATATATCACTGGATAGAGCGGTGGAATATCTGGGCGATCAAGGTTATGAAATTGAGGCAAGACCTACAACCAAAATTTCTTCGGAAGTTTATGAAGTATTATCAGACAAATTCGAAACTGATAAAAGTAAAAAGGTAGCTTCAGAAGAAGTAAGCGAGGAGCGAAAAAAGGAGAAGGAAGAGTTGCGTCTCGCAAGAGAACACGAACTTGAGAAGAAGAAAGTAGACGAAGCTAGGAAAGAGCAACAAGCTACAGACAACAAGAAAAAAGCCGCTGCCGCTAAAGCTGAGGAGGAAACAAAGGCTAAAGCTGAAGAAGACTCCAAGAAAGCAGCAAAAGAGAAAGAAGAAACTATCAGGTCTAAGTCCAAAATTACAGGCTTAAAACAAGTCGGTAAAATTGAACTTACAGATACTAGAAAAGGGAAACCTAAAAGCAAAAAAGCGTCTGATAAGCCTGAAAAGTCTACTCCACATGCTAAACCAACTTCTACTAAGCCAACTTCTGCTAAACCAGCATCTGAAAAGCCAGCAAAGGAAGCCGAACAAAAACCTCTAGTTAAGAAAGAAGATGAAAAAGAAAAAGAAGTTGAGGACCCTCTACACAAGACTCAATACACAAAGCTTTCTGGACCTAACTTTACCGGTGAAAAAATTGATTTAAATCAATTTAAGAAAACTCCAACCAAGAAAGAAAAGGAAAAAGAGAAAGAAAAAGAAGCAGCTTCCAAAAGAAGAAAGCGTAAGCGTATATCAAAAACTAACACAGCAACCCCTGGAGCTAGTAAACCCAACTTCAAAAAAGGCGCAAAACCAGCTCCTAGGAGAAATGTAAAAGCAGCTCCAAAAGAAGATCCTACTCCAGAACAAGTCCAAAAGCAAGTTAGAGAAACCTTAGAAAAACTTCAAGGTAGATCTGCTGGCAAGAAAGGAGCAAAATATAGACGAGACAAAAGAGATCAACATAAACAACGTTCTCAAGAAGATCTCGATCAACAAGAAAAAGAAAGTAAAGTCCTTAAGGTAACTGAGTTCGTTAGTGTCAACGAGATAGCAACGATGATGGATGTGCCTGTGACCAAAATTATTTCTGCTTGCATGTCTTTAGGCATGATGGTGACTATGAACCAAAGACTTGATGCTGAAACCTTAAGTGTTGTCGCTGAAGAATTTGGTTATGATGTGGAATTTGTAAGTGCAGAAGTTGAAGACCACAAAGAAGTAGTTACCGAGAACCCTGAAGATTTAAAACCTAGAGCTCCGATCGTTACCGTTATGGGTCACGTAGATCACGGTAAAACTTCTTTACTGGATTATATTCGTAAAGAAAACGTAATTGCTGGTGAGTCGGGTGGAATTACTCAGCATATTGGCGCCTATAGTGTTAAGATAGAGACTGGAGAAACTATTTCTTTCTTAGATACTCCTGGTCACGAAGCCTTTACCGCTATGAGAGCTAGAGGTGCACAAGTCACAGATATCGCAATTATTGTAATTGCTGCAGATGACAATGTGATGCCTCAAACCAAAGAAGCTATATCTCATGCACAAGCTGCAGGAGTTCCGATTGTTTTTGCAATTAATAAAGTAGATTTACCTACAGCTAACGTAGAAAAGATAAAACAATCACTAGCTAGTATGAACTTGTTAGTAGAAGATTGGGGAGGTAAAGTTCAGTCCCAAGAAATTTCAGCTAAGGATGGTACAGGTATTCCTGAGTTACTTGAAAAAGTTCTTCTTGAAGCTGAATTACTTGACTTAAAAGCAAATCCAAATCGCCTTGCAAAAGGAAGCGTCGTGGAAGCTTTTCTGGATAAAGGTAGAGGTTACGTATCTACTATCTTGGTTCAGGCAGGTACTCTTAAAATTGGAGATTATGTCTTGGCCGGAACAACAAGTGGTAAAATAAAGGCCATGCAAGATGAGCGTGGTAATAAAGTAAAAGAAGTTGGCCCTTCTACTCCTATTTCTATTCTTGGGCTAGATGGGGCTCCACAAGCTGGTGATTCCTTCCAAGTCATGGAAGATGAAAGAGAAGCAAAAGAAATAGCCTCGAAAAGAAATCAACTTCAAAGAGAGCAAAGTGTTAGAACACAGAAACACATTACTTTAGATGAAATTGGAAGACGAATTGCTCTTGGAGACTTTAAAGAATTGAACATTATCCTGAAAGCGGATGTGGATGGTTCCGTAGAAGCCTTAACAGACAGTTTACAGAAACTCTCAACAGAGGAAATTCAAGTCAATATTATACATAGAGGAGTTGGAGCCATTACTGAAAGTGATGTCTTGCTAGCCTCAGCTTCTGAAGCTGTTATCATTGGATTTAATGTAAGGCCTGCTGGAAATGCTAGGACACTTGCTGATAATGAAGAAATCGATATCAGAATGTATTCTATCATCTACGATGCTATCAACGACATTAAAGATGCGATGGAAGGTATGCTTTCTCCAGAACTTAAAGAAGAAATTACAGGTACTTCAGAGATTAGAGAAACTTTCAAAATCT